The nucleotide window ACGGACGCCGAGGGACTTCTGGAGGATCTGGTCGACGCCAGCCTGCTTCAGCAGCCGCAGCCGGGCCGATACCGGCTGCACACACTCGTACGGGCGCACGCGCGGCGCCTCGCCGACGAGGCACCCGTGGAGGCCGCCGCGGATCGCGCCGCTGTTCTGAACCTCTACACGGCAGCCGGCCGCATCGCCGACGACTGGGGTCCTGAGGGCTTCCCGACCGGGCCCGACGTCGCCGGTTCGCCCTTCCACGGGTGGCGGGAAGCCTCGACCTGGCTGGACGCGGCGGGCGGGGAACTGGTCGACGTGGTGGCCTACGCGGCCGCCGCCGGACAGTACGACGACGCCTGCTGGATCGCCGAGTCAGAAGAACGGCCGGCCGCGAACGATCAACAAGACGCTGCGCTTCGTCGCCGATGCCCACAAATCCCTCGGCCGGCACATGGAGGCCACGGGGCTGTTGCGACGGGCCGCCGAACTGGCCGCTCAGGCAGGGGACTTGCCGCTGCGTACGGTGTGTCTGTCCCGCCTCGCCGCCGCGGAACACGTCCAGGGCGATCTTCGCTCCGCCGTCGACACCCACCACGAGGCCCTGTCCACCCTCACCGAGCACACGAGCACGTGGCTGGAGATGGAGGTCCGAATCCGTCTCGCCCGCACCTACGTGGCAGCGGGCCGTCGCGCCGATGCTCGGCATGAGTTCCGCACGGCCCTCTCCCTGCCCGGAGCCGGCGACCACCCCAGGGAGTACGGCCAGGCGCGCGACGGGCTGAACCGTACGGCGTCGGCGGCCCAGTTGCTGAGGGCGGCGACCGCCGAGGGCGGAGGGAACTGATCAACTCCCCGCGGCGTGGGCCGGAACGAGCGCGACGGGACGGTGCGCATGATCACGGTGGTGGGACCGGTGAGGGACGTGGTGTGCGGCAGCGCGGTCGGGTCCGGGAAGGCCTCGTCCCTGGATGAGGGGGTTGAGCCGGCCTCCGGGAGCGTGGGCCGGACTCGCGGAACAGGGTCCGGGCCAGGGAGCCCAGGCCTGGCTCACCGTGTTCAGGGATGACATCCCCCTCACCTGCCGTGGACACGTCCGCGCCAGGTGAGGGGGTGTCACTCACGCCGCAGGAACCGCCGAGGCAGTCCTCGATTCCGGTATCCAGGCTCCTCCTGCTCACCGGGCCGGAGAGGCGGAGGCGGCGCCCGTACGCCCGTGGCCGTTGCCAGGGCTGCCGCCGCAAGGGAGCAACCCGCCAGTAGCAGGAAGAGTGCGTCGTATCCGCCGAGAGGGCCGGACAGAACGGCGCCCGCCCACGGAGCGAGGGCCGCGGCGAGGGAGGCGGGCGCGGTCAGTACGGCCGAGAGACGGCCGTAGTGTGCCGTGCCCCAGCGGTCGGTGACGGCGGTGGCCTGCAGCAGGGTGAGGTTGCCGCGTACGACTCCGGCGCCGACGGAGAGTGCCACCAGCAGCGGAATCGGTCCGGGGACGAGGGCGAAAGCCGCCGTCGTGGCACTGCCGAGGGTGATGAGCACGGCGGTACGGGTGGTCGCTGAGGTGCGGGCGGCGAAGCTCGCGTAGAGGGTGCGGCCGAGGGTCTGGCCGGCACCCCCGAGACCGAGAGCCCAGGCGGCCGCGGTGGTGCTCGCGCCACGTTCGTGCAGGAGAGGGACGAGACTGATGACGACCGCGTACATGGCGAAGCCGGACAGTGTGAAGGCGGCGGCCAGCACCAGGAACGGACGGCTGCGGACCACCGGCGTACCACCCGTGACGGCCGGCGCCGGCTCTGCCGGAGGCCATGGTGCGCGCAGCGCGAG belongs to Streptomyces finlayi and includes:
- a CDS encoding MFS transporter — its product is MPQLPAGAAATRTGVRSRPHVVLPALCATQITSWGVIYYAFPVLNSRITADTGWSPAVTTAAFSAALLVSAAFGIPVGRVLDRRGPRAVMTAGSVLGTLALLLIATAPGLACFTAGWLLAGVAMATTFYPPAFAALTRWWGPDRVRALTVVTLAGGLASTVFAPLTAALAEHLSWRATYLVLAAILAAVTIPAHALALRAPWPPAEPAPAVTGGTPVVRSRPFLVLAAAFTLSGFAMYAVVISLVPLLHERGASTTAAAWALGLGGAGQTLGRTLYASFAARTSATTRTAVLITLGSATTAAFALVPGPIPLLVALSVGAGVVRGNLTLLQATAVTDRWGTAHYGRLSAVLTAPASLAAALAPWAGAVLSGPLGGYDALFLLLAGCSLAAAALATATGVRAPPPPLRPGEQEEPGYRNRGLPRRFLRRE